The nucleotide window AACTAGCTCCAgctacaaaaagaagaaaaataaaggcAAGGCAAATGTTTGGCAAGTGGAACCCTGGCAGGTAATGTCTCCTTGCAATGAGTAATGCAATGGggagactcctactgggaggaagggcaggatataaatctaataaacaaacaaaccaataaacaaaataaaataacttgGGATAGAACATCACACTGTCACATACAGTAGCTTGTATGCCTTTGGTCTATAAATCCCTTTAGAACATAGGTTCAAACCCAGTGGCCTCACCCATCATATCATTTTCCTTTTTGCCACTTCCATGTATTGATGTCACAATGTCAAATTTATGTATACCCTTCTTTGATTTTAAAGAAGATTTCACACACCCCTTTTGGTGAATTTACATTGATTCACATGTTGCCCCACAGATGTTCTGGATTCGGTACCTCACAACTAAGTTGAATGGGGTTCTCCATGCCTCTGTATTTGCCCCCTAGAACTTTCCCAAAGCCATGCCCACTCTCTGCATGCCACACCCTTCACAGACCCTGCTGTTTACCCTAAGTGGTTTTGCCCAGTtgcaatgtgtccctgaactcttaCAGtaaaatgcctcttgtttgccttgatggaggcagagcttggaaaagttacttttttgaactacaactcccatcagccccagccagcatggccactggattgggctgatgggagttgtagttcaaaaaagtaacttttccaagctctggaggatACCAGAAGGATGTGTGAATATGTATCGGAACTAGCTTACTTGCACAAAGGTaatttttacatttgttgctttgcccGATTTTGTGTCCTGCCTCCCCGTCCTCCATCAGTGGCAtgcagcccttggaaggttgtccagaggaGATTGTGAGCCTCAGGCTTAAAAAAAGATTATCCATCTGTGCATTACTTGGGATTAAGTCCTAATGAATTTTGTGGGGGTTATTTCTGAGTAGAGGTATGTAAAGAATGTGCAATAAACCAATTACAGAAATCTCATTGAGAATATTCTAACTCTTACTATGCCCTCGGTTCTATTTTTCACACCATATAGCTCCATTCATTGCTTAGGAATATCTCATTCAATAATACTGCTGGAGATGAAGTTTTGTTTAATGAACATGGGGAATTTGTAGCCAGATTTGATATTACCAACATGGTTACTTTCCCAAATAACTCCTATGTCAGAGTCAGAGTGGGAAGGCTGGATCCTCAGGCTCCTCCAGGAAAAGTGTTCACCATTAATGAGGAGAGACTTGAGTGGCACAGAGACTTATTACAGGTGCAGAACACTGATATAGCATCTTAAATGATAACATTTGCATTCATCCTTGGGGGGAGGGTTATAAGATTTGAAAGAATTATTtgggttctccctctcccctgccaTGTTTTCCTGTTATTCGAATAGTACAATTTCTGTACTGTCTGGGCTGTCAAAGATGTTACTGCTTAAATTCATCAGTCCTTTATTTGTTAAGCTAAATTCCccaaattatatgcaaaattatctccccccaccccaataatAGGTGCCTcccttctccttgtgcaatgaacGATGCTATCCTGGGTACAGcaggaaaaagaaggaaggaaagaaatttTGTTGCTATGATTGTTCTCCATGTCCAGAAGAGATGATCTCAAACCAGGAGGGTAGGAGAAATAAATGTTTCTATTTAAAAAATGAGGGCATTTCTATGAGAATTATGCATGAGATTTGACACATAGGTTATTTTAAATACCTTCTATTGACATGATTTGGCCAAGTCCTGGGCAATTATAATAGAGACTAAAGAAAATGTATCCACATTATGCATACTACCAAGGATTTGTTTAACATTTAAGTTATATGGAGACGTATCAGAATATATTGTGGGTAAGAAGCCTGAGTAGCAAAAATGGGTCCCAGGGTTTGTAAAATAAATCTGGCAATATATTTGGGCAAATAAAAGACATTTGATATAAATGCATGCACATAATCAAATGTATTGATATATCATAACAATGGAAAGAAACTGCAGAATACTGAAGAAAAGAGAATTTATGGACTAGGTAGGGGGGGAAAGTAGTGAGATATCCATTATGGCAAATTACTGTTTTATAGTAAGGCGAGAAGCCTCACCAGGAACCTTTTCTCTGGATAGGCTAAATTTGCTTTGATTTCTTCTGTAGCCCCTTGACCtgtatataccacataatgaagaggatggggtggggtggggaaaaatgACATCCTGACTTTGAACAAAAATTGCTGAGCTGGATGGAATTTTGCAAGTCACTGCACAGGAAGAACAATAGTTTCCAAACTGAAATTGAAATGAAAAAAGCTTACTCTTTATTATTAAAATAGTTGTTAGTAGGACTGAAGCTATCTGCTTCAACAAATAATCAGCATATTGCATGACACATTAGACCTTTATAATACATAATCAAAATAATTGATATTTACAATGCAATAAAGCAAagtttagaggaaggcaatggtaaaacccctctgaataccgcttaccatgaaaaccctattcatagggttgccataagttgggatcgacttgaaggcagtccatgccaTGTAAAACAAAGTTTAAATGGACAGGAAAGCCAAGTGATACTTCTGAGTTTTTCAGAGCTAGCTCCAATAAATACtactgaaacaaacaaacagccaaACAAATGGTGACAAATCTCCTTGCCTGCATACCAGGAAGTAAGATTCAAGAGAAGGACTTTTATTTAAGTTTATATTAAACAAACTAACCCAGACTCTTGTAGTGTGGGCAGGTGGAACTTACATAGGTATGGGAAGGAATGCCTCTTTCCTATAAACCTAGGCAAAACCATCCTAGCTCAGGTCCATCACCACAAGTGGGTACTGAGCAGCAAATCATTCACCCTCCCCATATAGGAGAGCCATGGGTATGACGAGCCAATCTGTACACCCCACCACAACTGTCCAGCATTCAGTAGGGTGCACAGCACAGTTGTCAAGAACACCAAACCAAGGAGCTTCCAAAGCCAGTGGCCAATAAAAAGTGGTTGAAGGAATGTCCTTTACCCAAGAATGACTCAGGGTCAGGGCTGCTGAGAGGGAGGTACAGAAGGTATttcaacttattttaaaaaagtcagtTTCTGCATGCCCTAACAGGGAAGTCATGTTGCTATGGTGCTCTGTATAATGGACATGATACCTTCATTCACAATATAACAAGTTTAATTGGGTTACATTAGTTTGAAGGAAATTATTAATATGAGTATTGGTTGCAGTGTTAAATCCATTAACTATAACACCACCCAAAGCAGATTCTGCAGAAGTGGAATTATTTGTCCACTGGACCAAAGGAATTCTCACCCTCCTCATTTCAAGATGACGTCTCTCAAGACTTCCTCCTCTAATGGGGCAGGGAAAATCTGCCAGAGAGGTAGAAATGGCAATCTGGGGCTGCATTCAGAGAGGAATTTATACAGTTTACCAGAGATTTCCTTGCTTGTTCATTTTCAAAAGTTATGCTATCTTTCACACAGCATAAAAGTcacttccagaaatctagtggaagtttagtgctcatttccatgttaattgtttccagaaaaaaaaattgcaacccTGCAAACTCTGAATATTGTGGGAATTTTATATTGTAACTTTCCTGCATTTTTCATAGATGATGATAATATATTaaacttgttagtcacttgttacccaaaggtctcaatCATTCATGTAATAagattttgcatgctattttggtCTACCACATGGTGAAGAATCATGGAGGAACAGAAACACACCTCCACAGAAAGCATGGGGGAGCAGCGATGTGTCTGATGCTCATTGTTTTATCACTCCATACCCATTGGTATGAATGAAGTGTACCACAACATGGTGGCATATCGATCAAAAGGCCACCATCCCACAATGCAACCAGTACCGTAGTgtaaaaataacattcaaaattgAGGCAGAAGTGCCTCAATTGTTTATAACAGTAAAACAAACGAAATAAACCCCAAGTGTGAATTTAGCCCTTATGTCCAATGAGTTTTCCTAAGAGAGCAAGGTCCAAATTTTCTTAAGTGTGGGGTTTGTTTTCTTGGGGTCTGTTGATTCCTTATATTAATACTagtatttctttttatttctcaGTAGGATGGCTTTGTCTATCCTGGAAAAGTGGTGGGAAGGCTCAGAAAGCCTACACTGAAATTAACTCCTGTTTCCTTATCTCCAAATGTCCAACAACCCCCATAGGCTTCGCTTTCTCAACATGTTTAATGAACACTGATAGGTCACAGGATTTTAATGtagaatcaaatatatttaatccCTGTATATTCTGTCAGGTCATCAGCCAATGTTGCAAGTACTGATTTAGGTGGATTCTAGAAACATGACTCTTATTTCTGAAAACAGCTATGATACCTTTAAAGGAGACATACTTTTTTATTTCAGACTTGGATTATTGTACCAGATGCCAAGAAGATCAGTTTCCAAATCACCGCAAAGATGAGTGCATTCCCAAGATTCAAAGCTTTCTATCTTTTGAAGATCCTTTAGGCATTACTTTAGCTTTTTTGTCTCTTCTGTTTTCTTTGATCACAGCTCTGGTGCTTGCAGTCTTTATTAAGCATAGGAACACTCCCATTGTCAAAGCTAACAATCAGACCCTCACTTATGCTCTCCTCATATCTCTTCTCCTTTGTTTTCTTTGCTCTTTACTATTCATTGGACAGCCCAATAAAGTCATCTGTCTCCTTAGACAAACAGCTTTTGGCATCATTTTTTCCATTGCTATTTCCTCTGTTTTAGCCAAAACCATTACAGTGGTTGCTGCTTTCATGACCTCCAAACCAGGAAATATTTTCCAGAAATGGGTTGGGAAAAGATTGGCACATTCTATTGTCTTATGCTGTTCTCTTGTTCAAGTTGGAATTTGTGCAATTTGGTTGGGTTCTCTCCCCCCATTCCCAGATTTTGACATGCATTCGATGTCTGGAGAAATCATAGTCAAATGTAATGAAGGGTCAGCCACCATGTTCTACTGTGTCTTGGGTTACATGGGCTTTCTGGCTACTGTCAGTTTTACTGTGGCTTTCCTGGCCAGGAGGTTGCCAGATAGCtttaatgaagccaagttcatcactttcagcatgttggttttctgcagtgtttgggtcacctttgttccaacctacctcagcacaaaaggaaaatacatggtagccgtAGAGATATTCTCCATCTTGTCATCTAGTGCAGGGTTACTGGGTTGCATCTTTTCCCCTAAATTCTACATTATTGTGGCCAGGCCTGATATGAACAAAAGGGAACAGCTAATAAGGAGAAAATATTAATGTTGCAAACATTCGATCTGTTTactcttattttctttttcttctgaagAGCCTAAGAAGTACAAAAGTGATCCTGTGCAAAGTCTGATTTTCGGCTATACTCTTGAAATGTATGATCTAAACAACTAAAGTCTGATATACTGTATATGCAGTGTGAAATCTTCATATGTATGAGTGAGAAATAAATTCCTCATTAATGGATTATTCCATTCTAGATTGATGTGACAGAGGCAGTAGTAGGCTCATTAAAATAATGTATGTATCATATAAGTCCATAGGGTAAAAGTGTTTTGCCCCCTTCAGAGTTGAaatgaaatgcattttaaaaagataAGCATTCCTGTACCCATTCTTCCCCCTCCAAGAAGTCCGGGTGTACAGCCAAGATAGTAGCTTTTACATCAACAAGTTTGGGCTTAAAAAGTAAATAATTGAAGAGACTGGGAAACACCATATTAGGTTTCTCCAGATGTCCTATATTAACCTTAGGTGAGATCTCAGATAGAGATCTATGGAAATGTTTGTGACAAGTCTGTGAGAATGATTGGAAGGATTTGAGTGATCTGTAAGAATGTCCCATAGGAATATTTATGAAAAGTCTGTGAGAATTTGTATGCATTTGGTTGTGAAAAAAGACTGTGGGAATGGGAAGATGATGTAGTTGCAGGTCAGA belongs to Rhineura floridana isolate rRhiFlo1 chromosome 11, rRhiFlo1.hap2, whole genome shotgun sequence and includes:
- the LOC133367307 gene encoding vomeronasal type-2 receptor 26-like, producing the protein MVPKFYQHILALAFAVHEINEIPNLLPNVTLGFHIYDSYHNAKMTYRTTLDLLFKLHHFLPNYKCGTHIHLMGVIGGLSSDTSSQMADVLSLYKIPQFSYGSFQPVVNDHTVFPLFYRMVPNEALQYQGIVQLLLHFKWKWVGLMSIDNDGGEHFLQTIEPMLSKNGICSAFTNKVPINIRILEMSNMNKYIVDSIPIFRDSKANAVVIYGETANIRWLAAIILGIKESLAADLQYNVNASFGKVWITTAQIDFAFSILQRNWDIQIFHGAISFTIPSNELPDFQTFLQSVSLKQPKGDGFVKDLWEQAFNCFAPNSGGSTDIHEACTGEERLQNLPGQFFQLSMTGHSYSIYNAVHAVAHALHIMYSTSSSYKKKKNKGKANVWQVEPWQLHSLLRNISFNNTAGDEVLFNEHGEFVARFDITNMVTFPNNSYVRVRVGRLDPQAPPGKVFTINEERLEWHRDLLQVPPFSLCNERCYPGYSRKKKEGKKFCCYDCSPCPEEMISNQEDLDYCTRCQEDQFPNHRKDECIPKIQSFLSFEDPLGITLAFLSLLFSLITALVLAVFIKHRNTPIVKANNQTLTYALLISLLLCFLCSLLFIGQPNKVICLLRQTAFGIIFSIAISSVLAKTITVVAAFMTSKPGNIFQKWVGKRLAHSIVLCCSLVQVGICAIWLGSLPPFPDFDMHSMSGEIIVKCNEGSATMFYCVLGYMGFLATVSFTVAFLARRLPDSFNEAKFITFSMLVFCSVWVTFVPTYLSTKGKYMVAVEIFSILSSSAGLLGCIFSPKFYIIVARPDMNKREQLIRRKY